A region of Vigna radiata var. radiata cultivar VC1973A chromosome 10, Vradiata_ver6, whole genome shotgun sequence DNA encodes the following proteins:
- the LOC106775587 gene encoding probable stress-associated endoplasmic reticulum protein, producing the protein MTTSKRLADRKIARFERNISKKGSESTKKGYPVGPIVLGFFIFVVVGSSLFQIIRTASSRGMF; encoded by the exons ATG ACTACTTCAAAGCGCCTAGCAGACAGGAAAATCGCAAGGTTTGAAAGGAATATTAGCAAAAAAGGATCAGAAAGCACTAAGAAAGGCTACCCTGTGGGCCCAATTGTTCTTGGATTCTTCATCTTTGTCGTCGTTGGATCTT CTCTGTTTCAGATCATTAGGACAGCTTCAAGTCGTGGGATGTTCTAA
- the LOC106774884 gene encoding uncharacterized protein LOC106774884 produces the protein MKAGGGIIKSFDYLDLLIDNIAESQPFTHPFNHTDLQSAISDMRAKSYYGFTMLLQMLTGTTAQPNGEFTFLMPDDKQLSSSSISADQVGDFLLKHAISMPLYFSDLSHFPTGTLIPSGNISKMIRIHNRGKGDFFLNNAKIVSANVCLKSVIKCHGVDAIIDYYN, from the exons ATGAAAGCTGGTGGAGGAATCATCAAGAGTTTTGATTATTTGGATCTTTTGATAGATAATATAGCAG AATCACAGCCTTTCACACACCCCTTTAACCACACTGACTTACAATCTGCAATAAGTGACATGCGAGCAAAATCTTACTACGGATTCACAATGCTTTTGCAGATGCTCACTGGAACAACAGCACAACCAAATGGGGAATTCACTTTCTTGATGCCAGATGATAAACAACTATCTTCTTCATCTATTTCTGCTGATCAAGTGGGAGACTTCTTGCTAAAACATGCCATATCAATGCCTCTATACTTCAGTGACTTATCTCATTTCCCAACTGGTACCCTTATTCCCTCGGGGAATATCTCCAAAATGATTAGGATCCATAACCGTGGCAAAGGAGATTTCTTTCTTAATAATGCAAAAATTGTTTCGGCCAATGTTTGCTTGAAATCTGTGATCAAATGCCATGGAGTTGATGCAATAATTGActattataattga
- the LOC106775566 gene encoding CASP-like protein 2B1 — MSSYLGVGVSTGTVPVNHDTNAKVFDRRIKITELVLRCVILGLGVLAAVLVGTDSQVKEFFSIQKTAKFTDMKALVFLVVANGLAAGFSLLQGLHCIICILRGRALLSKQLAWAIFSGDQVMAYVTVAAVAAAGQSGMLAKVGQAELQWMELCNMYGKFCNQVGEGMATAFVVSLSMVVLSCISAFSLFRLYGGHKMKNVNC; from the exons ATGAGTAGTTATTTGGGTGTAGGTGTTAGTACTGGGACTGTCCCAGTTAACCACGACACAAATGCGAAAGTGTTTGATAGAAGGATCAAGATAACTGAGTTGGTGTTGAGGTGTGTGATCTTAGGTTTGGGAGTTCTCGCGGCTGTTCTCGTGGGAACTGATTCCCAAGTCAAAGAGTTTTTCTCAATTCAGAAAACAGCAAAATTTACAGACATGAAGGCTTTAGT ATTCCTGGTAGTTGCAAATGGGTTGGCTGCTGGGTTCTCCTTACTCCAAGGGCTGCACTGTATCATTTGTATCCTCAGAGGAAGAGCACTCTTAAGCAAGCAACTAGCTTGGGCAATTTTTTCTGGTGATCAG GTGATGGCATATGTAACAGTGGCTGCAGTGGCGGCTGCAGGGCAATCGGGTATGTTAGCAAAGGTGGGCCAGGCAGAACTGCAGTGGATGGAGTTGTGCAACATGTATGGAAAATTCTGCAACCAGGTAGGAGAAGGGATGGCTACTGCTTTTGTGGTTAGCCTTAGTATGGTGGTCCTGTCTTGTATTTCTGCTTTCAGTCTCTTCCGTTTGTATGGTGGTCACAAAATGAAAAACGTAAATTGCTAG
- the LOC106775253 gene encoding uncharacterized protein LOC106775253: MSSSGAKPPSRYSSYDSRSSTSSHFSDPSSSHEFNNPRTKPVSSRALVKTKPSHTAKVDPTFTTMVKKFMDRKPKSSSATATRLIIPSDLIAQDLKKDAKRVAGFSALQKKLFGKGASEKKEKVKALTEVKNNTRTLAMVLRSERELLSINKEHEEQISLLKQMLEDRNKEVEKLKDLCLTQREEIKSLKNAILFPDVMNSQLQELLEKQGSELKQAKLVIPALQQQVSSLTGQLQNLAEDLAEVKADKYSAKAGILGYGSSPRTPTYAREDACNSWEFSSDDQSDDLLLNDLNPCLTPCNAKSRSKEFEGRGSGSILDESLSEDDAKVYPEMNFSALDHKFSKSSDCCHNSSKSVPTKAGRRSDESKLAYGSRMNHRFA, from the exons ATGTCCTCCTCCGGTGCGAAACCTCCTTCGCGTTACAGTTCCTACGATTCACGCTCCTCCACCTCCTCTCATTTCTCCGACCCTTCTTCCTCCCATGAATTCAACAACCCCAGAACCAAACCAGTTTCCTCTCGCGCCCTCGTCAAGACCAAACCCTCTCACACCGCcaaggtggaccccaccttcACCACCATGGTCAAGAAGTTCATGGACCGTAAGCCCAAGTCCTCCTCCGCCACCGCCACCAGGTTGATTATTCCCTCCGATTTGATAGCGCAGGATTTGAAAAAGGACGCCAAGAGAGTGGCGGGCTTCTCTGCGCTGCAGAAGAAGCTCTTCGGAAAGGGCGCTTccgagaagaaggagaaggtgaAGGCCTTGACGGAGGTCAAGAACAACACCAGGACATTGGCCATGGTGCTCAGGAGCGAGAGGGAGCTTCTCAGCATCAACAAGGAGCACGAGGAACAAATTTCTCTCCTCAAACAAATGCTAGAGGACAGGAACAAAGAG GTGGAGAAGTTGAAGGACTTGTGTTTGACGCAAAGGGAGGAGATCAAGTCGTTGAAGAATGCCATACTGTTCCCGGATGTTATGAATTCTCAGCTTCAAGAGCTTCTAGAGAAGCAAGGTTCGGAGCTGAAGCAAGCCAAATTGGTTATTCCAGCTCTGCAACAGCAGGTTTCTTCTCTCACCGGTCAGCTTCAAAACCTTGCGGAGGATCTTGCTGAG GTCAAGGCTGATAAATATTCAGCCAAAGCAGGTATTCTCGGTTATGGAAGTTCTCCGAGGACACCGACATATGCCCGGGAAGATGCTTGCAACTCTTGG GAATTCAGCTCTGATGACCAGTCCGATGACCTATTACTAAATGATCTAAATCCCTGCTTAACACCATGCAATGCCAAATCAAGATCAAAG GAATTTGAGGGTAGGGGCTCTGGCTCTATACTTGATGAAAGCTTATCCGAGGATGATGCTAAAGTATATCCTGAGATGAATTTCAGCGCTCTTGATCACAAGTTTTCCAAAAGTTCTGATTGTTGCCATAATTCCAGCAAAAGTGTCCCAACCAAAGCAGGTCGAAGATCTGATGAGAGCAAATTAGCCTATGGAAGTAGAATGAACCATAGATTTGCATGA
- the LOC106774885 gene encoding uncharacterized protein LOC106774885 produces the protein MGREESHQPTSFHSSIALLQERFRQLQRVKQMREERELQKMLNQPKQFTSNSTLTYHNPQFIMPSTSPPHVSLSLWPSSHPNQDHYATPPTPLSTHSQSLQLSWKNVYDSDSAADSGVDTSLHL, from the coding sequence ATGGGTCGGGAAGAAAGCCATCAACCCACTTCCTTTCACTCTTCCATTGCTCTTCTACAAGAGAGGTTTAGACAATTGCAGAGAGTAAAACAAATGAGGGAGGAGAGGGAGCTCCAGAAGATGCTCAATCAACCTAAACAATTCACTTCCAACTCCACTCTCACTTATCACAACCCTCAATTCATCATGCCATCCACCTCACCACCCCACGTTTCTCTCTCCCTCTGGCCATCTTCTCACCCCAATCAAGACCACTATGCAACTCCTCCCACCCCGCTCTCAACCCACTCACAGTCCCTCCAGCTTTCATGGAAGAACGTCTATGATTCTGACTCTGCAGCCGATTCTGGTGTTGACACTTCTCTTCACCTCTGA